GACTTTGCTCCATCCATCCTAAATCTATTGAGAAGATCTTTGGTGTACTTTGTTTGGTTGATAAAGATCCATTTGGTGCATTGCTTGATTTGAGACCAAGAAAGAATTCAAGCTCTCCTATCAtgctcattttaaatttactttgCATGCACTTAGAAAACTCATCACATAAAGACTCATTACCAGCACCGAATATAATATCAACAAAATAGAATTGAACTATAAAGATATCATGcttatttctatttatgaaAAGACTTGTTTCAACCTTACCTTTTTAAATccattttctaaaaaaaatgcaCTTAGTCTTTCATACCAAGCTTTAGGAATTTGTTTCAAACCATAGAGAGTCTTTGTTAATTTAGAAACATTATTAGGAAGGTCATTATGTTCAAAATCGAGGATTGCTCAACATAAACTTCCTCCTCAATAAAaccatttaaaattattcttcaTATATCCATTTGAAAAAGTTTGAAATTCATATGAGATGCAAAAGCAAGTAACTTTTAATAGCTTCCAACCTTGCAACAAGGAAAAAGGCTTCACCATAATCTATTATTACCTTTTGATTATAGCTCTTAGCCACTAACCTAGCCTTATTCTTAGTTATTGCACCTTGTTCATCAAGTTTGTTCATAAAACCCACTTGGTGCCAATAATAGAATGATTACTAGGTCTAGGGACTAAGTTTAGGTTCAATTTGAGAGAGGAAAGCTATATTATTTAGAAGCTTAAAAGAGAATCTCGTAGTTGCTCCTTTTAATGGCTCTCCGAGAAATGAACTCCTTAGGATGCTCCTTAAACTGCAAATCCTTGTCTAATCCAACATGAGTTGAAGGGACTACTTGAGTTAGTAGGGATCTTCCACTTCTTCCTTTTTAGATTCCAAGAAAGGTTATGAGCTTTAACCTTTATTATTGATTGTTTGTTGATGAATGAGCTCCTTCAATTCAATAGAATTTACAACATTAACAACTACCTTGGCTCAAAAGGGTTAGACTCATAAAAAACATGCATCGACTCTTCAACCACTAATGTTCTTTTATTAAAGACTTAAGATTTGCTAGAATTAGCATTATCCTAAAAAAATTCCCTCGACTGTTTTGGAATCAAATTTACCAAGATTTTTCTTGGTGTTTAATATAAAGCACTTGCATTTAAACACTATTAGATATGATATCTTAGGCTTTCTATCATTCGATAGCTTATAAggaatttcatttaaaattaatctaacaAAAATCTATTCAAAATATAGCAGGCGATATTGATGACTTCTATCCAAAAGTATTTAGGCAAGTTATATTCATTAAGCATTATTCTTTTCATCTCAACCAATATTCTATTCTTCCTCTGAACTACCCCATTTTTTAAGGAGTTCTAGGAGAAGAGGAGTTGTGAAAAATATCACTCTTATTGcaaaaagttttaaaactTTCATTTTCAAATCCATTTCCATGATCACTCAtaatgtaaaaaattaaaatcctttttcattttgaattctttttgttaagattttaaaagcaTCAAAATTTTCATCCTTATGAACGAGAAATGACACTCAAGTAAATCTATAGCAATCatctataataatatatgcGTAGTGTATGCTACCAAGACTAGCAACTGCAAGGTAGCGAAGACTCCAATGAGCACATcaacaaaattgaaaaaagatgAAACTGGTAAGCCtatagataaaaagaaatatacatATCTCTACCTTATCTTACAGCATTTAGACCCACCATCAtgtatagttttttttttgtatgcATATTTTAATCTAGCCTTAAAGAATCACATTTACATTTCATTaagagaatttaaaaaattacttgtATGGAACATTGCATCTAGGTCTTTGGTATCGAGAGGATACATCTTTTGACATAATTGGCTTCTTCGATGCCAATTATACGGATAGTCTCTTAGATAGAAAGAGCACTTCCAGAACTTGTCATTTTCTAAATGAATGCTTAGTATCTTAGCTTAGTAAAAAGTAAGTCTCAAATTCTTTGGATAaaaaaacaactcaagaatTATAGCCAAGTGCTCAGTCATATTCTAATTAAGTGTGATAACACTAGTGTAATAAATTTGTCTAAGAACCTCATTCAATATCCTAGGAGTAAGCATATAGACATTAGATATCATTTCTTGGGAGATCATGTCCAAAATAGAGATGTTGtgttaaaattcatttatacaATTAATCAGTTCGCTGATATCTTTATAAAACATGTCAATGAGATTGaattattgaattatattaagaGAGAGTTTGGGATGCTTGATGGAAGCTCCCATAAatagtgtttttctttttgtatttgattGTCTTTATGCATATGTGGTTGAGTGGAAATGTGTTGTCAATCTCATTCATGTATTCAATAACCTCATATCCATTCACATATTCAGAGCCCAATTGGAGTTCTCTTCTTTTAACTTTCAAAGTTttcttgaaatatatatacaataatttgttttctatcctatgtatagaaaatataaaatcattcCGGAATATTACGATAAGACTTAATAAGCTagaatttctataattatGCTCTATCAATCAGTACCTTTTAAGTGAGTGTAAAGTGAGTATTACCTGTGTGAATCCTGGAAATGATATCCATGGGAAATTTACCTTTGATATCAGTGCTGAAATTAAGCAAGAAAATgcactattaaaaaataccaCCGTGAGGCCTTCTCAGCTAACGCTGCCCCATCACACAAGGTAAACCGTAGTATTTGTGATAATCTCCACCAACTATCTGAGGAATCCTATATTATAAAGGAACCTTATGtggaattttaattttctgatCGTCTTCACCAACTATCTGAGGAATCcctaaattataaagaaaccTTATGTGGAATTTTAATACATAGGTCGAAGGGTACTGACTTACTGTGTTTGTTTTACAAAGTCATACTTAACCTAACCAGCAAAGCTAAAACATATTCTCTGTGTTCTGCAGAGCTGAaccaaagaaaaggaaaaagggcCATATCTTATTCAGTTCTAAAAATCTCTTCATCTCTCTCAAACAAAATCTCCAATTTCTGGAAAGgaatataaggaaacaacaAAAGGCCCAGAGCGGGATATTTGGAAAAAATGGCCATCCTTTGCTTACCCTTTCAGAAACAGTACTGCAGAATCCTCCAAACCCACAAACAACTCTATGTCATCGCTACTATTAGAAACCCTAGTGAAGAATGCATCATCAGATATCTACATACTTTAGAGAATTGTCAAAATCCAAACCAAGAGCCAACTTCATCAGCTCCACCAGATTCTTTCTTGGTTGAGAAAATTCTATTGAATTTAAGGCGAGGTAATGTTAATTTCTTGCAAAGTTATCATTTTTGCCTAAACCCATTGGTCATAGTTGAGGTTCTGCAACGATGTCGCACTAATTTGCAACTGTGTCAAAGATTTATTGATCATATTATGTTAACTGGCAAGAATTTTAAGCATTCATTGATTTCATTGAGTGCAATGATTCATGTTTTAGTACGTAGTAAAAGATTATCAGATGCACAAACTTTAATTCTTAGGATGATCAGGAGAAGCGGAGTTTCGAGGGTAGAGATTGTTGAATCCTTGATATCAATGAGTAGTACTTGTGGAGTGGATAATTTGGTGTTTGATTTGCTCATTCGGAGTTATGTGCAAGCTAGGAAGTTAAATGAAGGCACCgatacatttaaaattttgagaagGAAAGGGTTTTTGGTGTCTATAAATGCTTGTAATAGTCTTCTTGGGGGGCTTGTGAAGATGGGCTGGGTTGATTTAGCTTGGGAAGTGTATAACGAAATTGCTAGAAGTGGGATTGAACTGAATGTTTATACGTTAAATATTATGGTCAATGCATTGTGTAAAGACCACAAGATTGATGATGTTAAGCCATTCCTAATTGATATGGAGCAAAAAGGAATTTTTGCAGATATTGTAACATATAATACTCTTATAAATGCATATTGTCGTGAAGGGCTTTTagatgaagcttttgaagtaATGAACTCAATGTCGGGTAAGGGATTAAAACCAACTCTTTTCACATATAATGCTGTCATAAATGGGTTATGTAAAAAGGGAAGATATGTTAGAGCAAAGGGGGTTTTTAATGAGATGTTGAGCATCGGGTTGAGTCCAGACACTACCACTTATAACACATTGCTTGTTGAAAGTTGTagaaataacaattttttGGAAGCTAAAGATATTTTTTCTGATATGTTGCATCGAGGTGTTTCTCCAGATCTAATTAGCTTCAGTTCACTTATTGGAGTGTCTTCAAGAAATGGACATCTTGATCAAGCGTTAATGTACTTTAGAGATATGAAGACATCTGGCTTGGTTCCGGATAATGTGATTTACACTATTCTTATAAATGGTTATTGTAGAAATGGTATGATGTCAGAAGCTTTGGAGATACGTGATAAAATGCTAGAGCAGGGTTGTGCTTTAGATGTTGTGGCTTATAATACTATATTAAATGGGTTGTGCAAAAAAAAGATACTCGCAGATGCAAATGCACTGTTTGATGAGATGGTGGAAAGGGGTGTAGTTCCTGATTTTTGCACTTTCACGACGCTCATTCATGGACATTGCAAGGAGGGGAATATGGGTAAAGCACTAAGCTTATTTGGAATAATGACTCAAAAGAATATCAAACCAGATATTGTAACGTACAACATTTTAATTGATGGGTTTTGCAAGACAACTGAAATGGAAAAAGCTAATGAATTATGGAATGAAATGATCTCTAGGAAGATTTTTCCTAATCACATTTCTTATGCCATTTTAGTAAATGGGTACTGTAATCTGGGTTTTGTATCTGAGGCCTTCAGATTGTGGGATGAGATGATCCGAAAGGGCATCAAGCCTACTCTTGTTACTTGTAATACTGTTATAAAGGGCTATTGCCGGTCAGGTGATCTGTCAAAGGCTGATGAATTCTTGGGCAAGATGATTTCAGAAGGAGTTGGTCCTGATAGCATCACATATAACACTCTCATTAATGGGTTTGTAAAAGGAGAATATATGGATAAAGCTTTTTTTCTGATAAATAAGATGGAAACCAAAGGGCTGCAGCCTGATGTGGTTACATATAATGTAATTCTGAATGGGTTCTGTAGGCAAGGTAGGATGCAGGAGGCTGAATTGATATTACGGAAAATGATTGAGAGAGGGATAGATCCTGATAGATCTACTTACACCACTTTGATAAATGGATATGTTTCCCAGGACAACTTGAAAGAAGCATTTCGCTTTCATGATGAAATGCTGCAAAGGGGGTTTGTGCCTGATGATGATTTTTAGATTGACTCACATCCTGCAACTGTGAGTCAATCTAAACGCATGATATAGTTTCATGACGGAAAGGATAGTTTGATTAAACACATGATCTAGGACTAATGGATAGGTTAGATTTCATGAAGGAATGATGCAAAGGGAATTTGTGCCAGATGATAGTTCTTAATTGTTTTGCTATTGTAGCCTTTATAACTTGTCAGATCCCTTTCACTTTATGCCAGGTCCGGTATCTTCTCGTtgcatttttcatttattcttatataatCACTTGtcctttattattaattcttttcctTGTTTATATGTTGCTTGTAGATTTGCACTACGAACTCCAGAAGCAAAGCTTTGTTCTGGAATTATGTGAAGTTCCTTGTTTATTTGTTGACCGTGTTGAAGGTGAGTTTACTTCTGTCCTTGACAAATGCttccttttgttttaattaaaagtaaacGAAATTTGGTTGCAGTGTAAATTCATGACCTCTTAATTGGCTCAATTCTATACTGATTGCTTTGCCATTATTATTCTCTGATCTTACATAATTCCAGCTGGATTGAAAAAGTGGGCCTGCTGAACAGCAAGTTCCTATATATGTGGAGGAATTGGTAGTTGGACATCCATTTGGTGCCATCTTGTTGACCTGTTTAAAGCATTTTAGTTTATCGACTATAAGTATTTTCATGATGCATAGGACTGCTTTGTAtgaattgttattattaatcattttGTTCATCAATTTGCTGGTATTAAGGGAATGCTTACTTCCAAAATGaacttgaaagaaaatttttaagaaatgtTTTCAGTTAATTTGTACCATATGGTCTATTTGTACGTTTATTTATATTCTGCATCATTTTTCCCAAGAGCGAAATTTCAAAAGAGATGAAAGGATTCTGTGTACTCACTCTTCTGTTGTGTTCACTTTGCTGCAATGTGTTTCACTTAGGGAGCTGCTAATTGTTTGTTATCTTTCATTACATTGGCATATCAGATAGATTCTGTACATAAAAACTATGGTACAAGAAGGCATTTAACTCCTCTTTTAATAGTAACAAATGCCTAAGCCTTCAGCTGTCAAGTGAGGGTACTACATTGATAAACCCATTTTTACAAAATAGCTTTATTAGTGGAACTGTATAATTGCTTTCTTCTTTGCTGACATGGAACAATTacattattaaattctttgaaGCGAAACCTACAAGTTATTTTGATTTCAAATTGTCTGGTTTCCAGTTAATTTCTGTGATGGCTTCATTGTCCAAATTCAATAGGGATTAAGATTCTATTATGGTTTTAAATGGTGTGTAATACCATTAAGTTGCATGACATTACTTTTCATGTTTGTATGAAACTACGTGATACTTCTATCTTGTCCTTTTTGTCCTTTCTTTCAGAGTTGTAGAGTTAGCTCGATGTTGTCAATCTGATGTTATTTTCATCGGATTAGGAGGAAGATGGCTGGAGAGAAACCATTAAGCAATTTGACACTTGTGTATTCATATGTTTCTTTCCATGATGAGTTCATTCTTCCATCCCTGATTAAAACTTTGAACTTCGTGGACTAAACTCTCTTTGTTAAGCAAGGATACTGAGCTGTGAAGCTGAAAAGCTCCATGTCATGTGCGGGCTCTGTTTGaaacatttttatttactcCTTGATGTTAGCTTATTCTAGTCTTCCCCTCTCCATCCGAGCAGTGAAATGATTTATGAAGATTTTGCAGGGCAGTACAGTTGTTTCTCAGTCATCATTACAAGGAATTTTGCTTTGTATGAACTGTTTAAAGGTCAATTTGCCCCCTCAACTTGGAGTCAATGGTTAATTTACTCagatttttaactttttagtCCATTTTATCTACCAATTTGGCAAAAATGGTCAATTCAGTCCAAACTCATAAAATTGGGAGATTTGATTCCACTCCTCATGCAAAGCAAGCTAATTATTAAGTAAAGTTCATTTTAGACTTTGGACTTTATATTATGTATTAAACTTAGTAAAATGattt
The Ricinus communis isolate WT05 ecotype wild-type chromosome 1, ASM1957865v1, whole genome shotgun sequence DNA segment above includes these coding regions:
- the LOC8271525 gene encoding pentatricopeptide repeat-containing protein At5g01110 encodes the protein MAILCLPFQKQYCRILQTHKQLYVIATIRNPSEECIIRYLHTLENCQNPNQEPTSSAPPDSFLVEKILLNLRRDLISFSSLIGVSSRNGHLDQALMYFRDMKTSGLVPDNVIYTILINGYCRNGMMSEALEIRDKMLEQGCALDVVAYNTILNGLCKKKILADANALFDEMVERGVVPDFCTFTTLIHGHCKEGNMGKALSLFGIMTQKNIKPDIVTYNILIDGFCKTTEMEKANELWNEMISRKIFPNHISYAILVNGYCNLGFVSEAFRLWDEMIRKGIKPTLVTCNTVIKGYCRSGDLSKADEFLGKMISEGVGPDSITYNTLINGFVKGEYMDKAFFLINKMETKGLQPDVVTYNVILNGFCRQGRMQEAELILRKMIERGIDPDRSTYTTLINGYVSQDNLKEAFRFHDEMLQRGFVPDDDF